One Halostella salina genomic region harbors:
- a CDS encoding GNAT family N-acetyltransferase, which produces MTTAPETRGNVDIRDAERADLLAVKRIENASFPQPWPYDAFERYLDAPGFLVAIERGERPDDTLDTADVVGFVVADLVPNHGEGLGHVKDLAVHPERRGGGVGESLLATALGTLSAHDAATVKLEVRESNEAARSLYEKFGFQPLRRVPRYYDNGEDALILVRELR; this is translated from the coding sequence GTGACGACCGCACCGGAGACACGCGGGAACGTCGACATCAGGGACGCCGAGCGCGCGGACCTGCTCGCCGTCAAGCGGATCGAGAACGCGTCGTTCCCCCAGCCGTGGCCGTACGACGCGTTCGAGCGCTACCTCGACGCGCCCGGCTTCCTCGTCGCCATCGAACGCGGAGAGCGACCCGACGACACGCTCGACACGGCGGACGTGGTCGGCTTCGTCGTGGCGGACCTCGTGCCGAACCACGGCGAGGGCCTGGGCCACGTCAAGGACCTGGCGGTCCACCCGGAGCGCCGCGGCGGCGGCGTCGGCGAGTCGCTGCTCGCAACGGCGCTGGGCACGCTGTCAGCCCACGACGCCGCGACGGTGAAACTGGAGGTCAGGGAGAGCAACGAGGCGGCGCGGTCGCTGTACGAGAAGTTCGGCTTCCAGCCGCTTCGGCGGGTACCGCGGTACTACGACAACGGTGAGGATGCCCTAATACTGGTGCGTGAGCTTCGCTAG
- a CDS encoding aconitate hydratase, translating into MGQTLTEKILDDHLVEGELTPGEEIGIEIDQVLTQDTTGTMVWLQFEAMGLDEVQTEIAAQYCDHQTYQFDFKNTDDHRFLRSAAGTYGAHFSRPGNGICHQVHKENFAAPGKTMLGSDSHTPTPGGLGELAIGSGGIDVAVAMGGAPYYIDMPEVVNVRLEGELPEWATAKDVILELLRRLSVKGGVGKVLEYTGPGVETLTVPERTTITNMGTELGATTSIFPTDEKTEEFLETLGRGDEYVEIGPDEDAEYADEIVVDLSDLEPLIAKPSMPDNVVPVSEVAGEEVEQVIIGSCTNGAYEDILPSAKMLEGREVAKHTEMIVAPGSKQASEMLAREGWTAEMMAAGVNFSEATCGACIGIGHVPASDSVSLRTFNRNFEGRSGIEDDSVFLCSPEVATAAAIKGEIVDPRDLADELGDLEDPGFEMGDKYGRSDADLISPDEAIDDELIKGPNIGDVPLKDPLSSELSGEALLKMQDNITTDHIIPATSDILKFRSNVPKLSEYTLSRVDDSFADRALEADGGFLVAGENYGQGSSREHAALCPMYLGVEGVLAQSFARIHKANLFNFGLIPLTIDENVYEQIEQGDEIEIVDDVREAVESGQEEFTVRINDDWEATAHLDASERERRILSAGGKLAWTKEQAEGGSGAAPADD; encoded by the coding sequence ATGGGACAAACCCTTACAGAGAAAATTCTCGATGACCACCTCGTCGAGGGCGAGCTGACGCCCGGCGAGGAGATCGGCATCGAGATCGACCAGGTCCTCACCCAGGACACGACGGGGACGATGGTGTGGCTGCAGTTCGAGGCGATGGGGCTGGACGAGGTCCAGACCGAGATCGCCGCACAGTACTGCGACCACCAGACCTACCAGTTCGACTTCAAGAACACGGACGACCACCGCTTCCTCCGCTCGGCTGCGGGCACCTACGGCGCGCACTTCTCCCGACCCGGCAACGGCATCTGCCACCAGGTCCACAAGGAGAACTTCGCCGCGCCCGGCAAGACGATGCTCGGCAGCGACTCCCACACGCCGACGCCCGGCGGCCTCGGCGAGCTCGCCATCGGGAGCGGCGGGATCGACGTGGCCGTCGCCATGGGCGGCGCGCCGTACTACATCGACATGCCCGAGGTCGTCAACGTCCGCCTCGAGGGCGAGCTGCCCGAGTGGGCGACCGCGAAGGACGTGATCCTCGAGCTGCTGCGTCGCCTCTCCGTGAAAGGCGGCGTCGGCAAGGTGCTGGAGTACACCGGCCCCGGCGTCGAGACGCTCACCGTCCCCGAACGCACCACGATCACTAACATGGGGACCGAACTCGGCGCGACCACCTCGATCTTCCCGACCGACGAGAAGACCGAGGAGTTCCTCGAGACGCTCGGCCGCGGCGACGAGTACGTCGAGATCGGCCCGGACGAGGACGCCGAGTACGCCGACGAGATCGTCGTCGACCTCTCGGACCTCGAACCGCTCATCGCCAAGCCCTCGATGCCGGACAACGTCGTCCCGGTCAGCGAAGTCGCGGGCGAGGAGGTCGAGCAGGTCATCATCGGCTCCTGTACCAACGGCGCGTACGAGGACATCCTCCCCTCGGCGAAGATGCTGGAGGGCCGCGAGGTCGCCAAGCACACCGAGATGATCGTCGCGCCCGGCAGCAAGCAGGCCTCCGAGATGCTCGCCCGCGAGGGCTGGACGGCCGAGATGATGGCCGCCGGCGTCAACTTCTCCGAGGCGACCTGCGGTGCCTGTATCGGCATCGGCCACGTCCCCGCCAGCGACTCCGTCTCGCTGCGGACGTTCAACCGCAACTTCGAGGGCCGCTCGGGCATCGAGGACGACTCCGTGTTCCTCTGCTCGCCGGAGGTCGCCACCGCCGCGGCGATCAAAGGCGAGATCGTCGACCCGCGCGACCTGGCCGACGAACTCGGCGACCTCGAGGACCCCGGCTTCGAGATGGGCGACAAGTACGGCCGGAGCGACGCCGACCTCATCAGCCCCGACGAGGCCATCGACGACGAACTCATCAAGGGCCCGAACATCGGCGACGTGCCGCTGAAGGACCCGCTCAGCTCGGAGCTTTCGGGTGAGGCCCTGCTGAAGATGCAGGACAACATCACGACGGACCACATCATCCCGGCCACGTCGGACATCCTCAAGTTCCGCTCGAACGTGCCGAAGCTGTCGGAGTACACCCTCAGCCGCGTCGACGACTCCTTCGCCGACCGCGCGCTGGAGGCCGACGGCGGCTTCCTCGTCGCCGGCGAGAACTACGGCCAGGGCTCCTCGCGCGAGCACGCGGCGCTCTGTCCGATGTATCTCGGCGTGGAGGGCGTGCTGGCCCAGAGCTTCGCCCGCATCCACAAGGCGAACCTGTTCAACTTCGGCCTGATCCCGCTCACCATCGACGAGAACGTCTACGAGCAGATCGAGCAGGGCGACGAGATCGAGATCGTCGACGACGTCCGCGAGGCCGTCGAGAGCGGGCAGGAGGAGTTCACCGTCCGCATCAACGACGACTGGGAGGCGACCGCCCACCTCGACGCCTCCGAGCGCGAGCGCCGCATCCTCTCGGCCGGCGGCAAGCTCGCCTGGACGAAGGAGCAGGCGGAAGGCGGTAGCGGTGCGGCTCCTGCTGACGACTGA
- a CDS encoding deoxyuridine 5'-triphosphate nucleotidohydrolase, whose amino-acid sequence MFRSGAFVADHIEPTDDEQVQPNGVDLTVDAVFEQVEPGRIGRDGKRVGERETVDVEDGAFHLPPGGYVLRYGETVHIPDGHVGFIYPRSSLMRNSCMLNTAVWDAGYEGRGEGLLQVHHAIEIERDARIAQIVLAEANHEDTYDGSYQGENR is encoded by the coding sequence ATGTTCCGCTCCGGAGCCTTCGTCGCCGACCACATCGAGCCGACCGACGACGAGCAGGTCCAGCCGAACGGGGTCGACCTGACGGTGGATGCCGTCTTCGAGCAGGTCGAACCGGGTCGGATCGGCCGCGACGGGAAGCGCGTCGGCGAGCGTGAGACGGTCGACGTCGAGGACGGCGCGTTTCACCTGCCGCCCGGCGGCTACGTCCTCCGGTACGGCGAGACGGTTCACATCCCCGACGGTCACGTCGGCTTCATCTACCCGCGGTCCTCGCTCATGCGGAACTCCTGCATGCTGAACACGGCCGTCTGGGACGCCGGCTACGAGGGTCGGGGTGAGGGCCTGCTTCAGGTCCACCACGCGATCGAGATCGAGCGCGACGCCCGGATCGCCCAGATCGTCCTCGCCGAGGCGAACCACGAGGACACGTACGACGGGTCGTATCAGGGCGAGAACCGCTGA